A section of the Bacteroidota bacterium genome encodes:
- a CDS encoding response regulator transcription factor, with protein MRILVIEDEKKVARFLEQGLREEKYDVDVALDGEEGLQRALSEAYDLIITDIMMPKKSGIEVIKEVRAAKRNVPILCLTAKTEIGEKVEGLDAGADDYLTKPFLFEELSARVRSLLRRSDIEKKTQLVSRDLVLDTVTHTARRKKPGSEEEQHIPLTVKEYELLEYLMRNKGRILSRSVITQHVWGYSFTMGSNVIDVYIKRLREKIDSGQEEKDRLIISERGVGYGLKT; from the coding sequence ATGCGCATACTCGTAATTGAGGACGAAAAAAAAGTCGCTCGCTTTCTAGAACAGGGACTTCGCGAAGAGAAGTACGACGTCGATGTCGCGCTCGATGGCGAAGAAGGGCTACAGCGAGCCCTTTCGGAAGCATATGATCTGATCATTACAGACATCATGATGCCGAAAAAATCGGGCATCGAGGTCATCAAGGAGGTTCGCGCAGCTAAGCGCAATGTTCCTATTCTCTGTCTGACCGCCAAAACCGAGATTGGTGAAAAGGTTGAAGGTCTCGATGCCGGGGCCGACGATTACCTGACCAAGCCATTTCTTTTCGAAGAGCTTTCCGCCAGAGTGCGTTCCCTGCTACGTCGTTCGGATATCGAGAAGAAAACACAACTCGTCTCTCGCGATCTCGTGCTCGACACCGTGACACACACGGCGCGCCGGAAGAAGCCCGGTAGCGAGGAGGAGCAGCACATCCCGCTTACCGTAAAAGAATATGAGTTGCTCGAATATCTGATGCGGAACAAGGGCCGGATCCTTTCGCGCTCGGTTATCACGCAGCATGTGTGGGGCTATTCCTTCACCATGGGTTCGAACGTCATCGATGTCTACATCAAGCGGCTTCGAGAAAAAATCGATTCCGGCCAGGAAGAGAAGGATCGCTTGATCATCAGCGAGCGCGGCGTGGGATATGGTCTGAAGACATAA
- a CDS encoding polyprenyl synthetase family protein produces MNDGSDSLHEMEWQLLSLVPATPESLYVPIGDVLRAGGKRARPMLTLLTSDIASANSKSREVTNATLNAACAVELLHTFTLVHDDIMDNASTRRGLPTLHTTYGVSTAILAGDGLMALANQALAMIQSPLLGRIVTEFALGFRAVCEGQALDEEFEGRKTIAISEYIDMIDLKTSKVFELAAVLGALAGGGQYVEEVRGFAHHLGLAFQIMDDLLDLTANERTFGKTPGGDILEGKRTFLFAAAMEQYSSLAGEDLALLEKVRDRRATPRDIPLMQGLLERLGVLERARAAALGETQKAEASLNAIPESEARERLHAFGRSFLGRDH; encoded by the coding sequence ATGAATGACGGTTCCGACTCGCTGCATGAAATGGAATGGCAGCTTCTATCGCTCGTGCCTGCCACCCCGGAATCACTTTATGTCCCGATCGGCGACGTTCTTCGCGCCGGTGGCAAACGAGCGCGGCCCATGCTCACGCTACTCACGTCAGACATTGCCTCTGCGAATTCAAAATCGCGCGAAGTAACGAATGCGACCCTCAATGCAGCTTGCGCCGTCGAATTGCTCCACACCTTTACGCTGGTCCATGATGACATCATGGACAATGCCAGTACACGAAGAGGTCTTCCTACATTACACACCACGTATGGGGTCAGCACGGCAATTCTAGCCGGCGATGGGCTCATGGCATTGGCAAACCAAGCTCTGGCAATGATCCAGTCACCATTGTTAGGCCGCATTGTTACCGAATTCGCGCTGGGCTTCCGCGCCGTTTGCGAGGGGCAGGCACTCGATGAGGAATTCGAAGGGCGAAAGACTATCGCGATTAGTGAGTATATCGACATGATCGATCTCAAGACCTCTAAGGTTTTTGAGCTTGCGGCTGTGCTCGGTGCTCTCGCCGGAGGGGGGCAGTATGTTGAAGAAGTACGAGGATTTGCGCATCATTTGGGACTTGCATTCCAGATCATGGATGATCTGCTCGATCTGACTGCGAATGAACGCACCTTCGGAAAGACACCCGGTGGCGATATTCTCGAAGGCAAAAGGACATTTCTTTTTGCAGCTGCTATGGAGCAATATTCCTCGCTTGCTGGAGAAGATCTTGCGCTGCTGGAGAAGGTTCGGGACCGACGGGCAACACCAAGAGATATTCCGTTGATGCAAGGGCTATTAGAGCGACTCGGAGTGTTGGAGCGTGCACGAGCTGCCGCACTGGGTGAAACTCAGAAGGCCGAGGCATCACTGAATGCCATCCCGGAATCCGAGGCTCGGGAGCGCCTTCATGCATTTGGCCGTTCATTCCTGGGACGTGATCACTAG
- a CDS encoding HPr family phosphocarrier protein, with translation MIRRTVTIRNRAGLHTRPAAAIVKLASKFNSEFFIIKDGFRINGKSIIGVMTLAAAQGSELELELDGPDEDVAAEEIVSYFDKGFEEE, from the coding sequence GTGATACGAAGGACCGTCACAATTCGAAACCGGGCTGGTTTACATACCCGGCCTGCCGCTGCGATCGTCAAGCTCGCGAGCAAGTTCAATTCGGAGTTCTTTATTATCAAGGATGGATTCCGGATTAATGGTAAGTCGATCATCGGTGTCATGACACTTGCGGCCGCGCAAGGTTCCGAACTGGAACTCGAACTCGATGGCCCAGACGAGGATGTCGCCGCAGAAGAAATAGTCAGCTACTTCGATAAGGGATTTGAAGAGGAATAG
- a CDS encoding KGG domain-containing protein has translation MANTSKRGFASMNQEKQRWIASKGGRAAHAKGKAHEWSPEEARAAGRKGGESRGSRNAPRMNYVSESGASHTGIGEGVLGSANVIGGLASAFLVDAGSSLRGQTSNQAQPNQSPLARLSPLASATSPANTVR, from the coding sequence ATGGCCAATACGAGTAAACGTGGATTTGCATCAATGAACCAGGAGAAACAGCGGTGGATCGCATCGAAAGGCGGCCGCGCGGCGCATGCCAAAGGCAAGGCGCACGAGTGGTCGCCCGAGGAAGCGCGAGCTGCTGGACGTAAGGGAGGCGAGAGCCGTGGAAGTCGTAACGCTCCACGCATGAACTATGTATCAGAATCCGGCGCAAGCCATACTGGTATTGGTGAAGGAGTGCTTGGTAGTGCCAACGTGATAGGAGGTCTTGCTTCAGCATTTCTGGTGGACGCCGGAAGTTCGCTGAGGGGACAGACGTCTAATCAGGCACAACCAAACCAGTCGCCACTGGCACGGCTTAGTCCACTTGCATCGGCAACCTCACCAGCCAATACCGTTCGGTGA
- a CDS encoding alpha/beta hydrolase — translation MLSSKEYPSERDEQFRVLLLHAFPLSSAMWDAMIAEFQNLRDDTTIVTLDFPGFGEAPREEGWTMAGLANAIEALLSRKGEGNRRIVVAGLSMGGYAALEFYRQFPGSVRGLVLSNTRAAADTEAAKRAREIFAKDALKRRSEAGIERLYPGFVSESTDPKIAIEIRQWMSDGSGEAIADALRAMASRQDSTDLLPLAIVPSLVIASSHDAVIPAEEMRAMAMQLRDSTFIEFDAAHLSAVERPKEWAEALASFLERVT, via the coding sequence ATGCTGAGTTCAAAAGAATATCCATCGGAGCGCGACGAGCAATTTCGCGTGTTGCTGCTTCATGCCTTTCCACTATCGAGCGCGATGTGGGACGCGATGATTGCAGAATTCCAAAACCTGCGCGATGACACCACCATCGTCACGCTCGACTTCCCCGGCTTTGGCGAGGCCCCCCGCGAGGAAGGCTGGACGATGGCGGGGCTGGCGAACGCAATCGAAGCACTCCTCTCCCGCAAGGGCGAGGGCAACAGAAGAATAGTCGTGGCGGGTCTTAGCATGGGCGGCTACGCCGCGCTCGAATTCTACCGCCAATTTCCGGGATCGGTCCGTGGACTGGTGCTATCGAACACACGCGCCGCCGCCGATACGGAAGCAGCAAAACGCGCCAGAGAGATCTTCGCGAAAGATGCGCTGAAGCGGCGCTCGGAAGCGGGCATCGAGCGGCTCTATCCTGGCTTCGTTAGCGAATCGACCGATCCGAAAATTGCGATCGAAATCCGCCAGTGGATGTCCGACGGCTCTGGCGAAGCCATCGCCGATGCGCTCCGGGCGATGGCTTCGCGGCAGGACTCCACGGATCTGCTTCCGCTTGCAATCGTGCCATCGCTTGTGATCGCAAGCTCGCATGACGCGGTGATCCCGGCCGAAGAGATGCGCGCGATGGCAATGCAACTTCGGGACTCGACGTTTATCGAATTCGATGCGGCGCATCTTTCGGCCGTCGAGCGGCCTAAAGAATGGGCCGAGGCACTCGCAAGTTTTTTGGAACGTGTGACATAA
- the ptsP gene encoding phosphoenolpyruvate--protein phosphotransferase, whose product MIDTRNSEPRQLLRFSGIAASRGIAIGPAYRYHRTLLYAEDRKLDVAEVGREIERFDAAVVKARQEIEKVRRVAEQKVGTPASAIFEAQMMMVSDEFILSKIRQRIKNELKPAAFVVDREFSEHQHMFETGENVLMRERVDDVEDIKQRLLRYLLDRKKWLSKIEVPSVLVADSLTPADAILFARSSVLGFAIDGGGVTSHVAILARSLGLPALVALHSAAERIETGDLLILDGERGELIVNPDLETLRGYEQEQSFVLGTGAELETPNFEPDFAGARTADGHAVRVLMNLEFGSEIAISEAERLSKSAASAGSQAIGLGLVRTEHFLLLHDDFPTEEEQTILYRDLVERFHPAYITLRTFDVGGDKVLSGSYREDNPFLGWRGLRISLDEPELFLAQLRAILRASARGNVRVMFPMVTTSEELVRALEFLEQARHDLRIKEEPFDEKMPIGIMIEVPSAAIMAESFLPMVDYLSIGSNDLTQYTLAVDRGNDLIAGLYQDLHPAVLRLIQMTADAARRGGKPVSICGELGSNPLATPILIGMGISEMSVVPTDVRSLATRVRLLRYDECRPLVDKILESSVSAEEVKRQILHFLHERELIDRFSQSALRPGFGARLIKR is encoded by the coding sequence GTGATCGACACGCGAAATAGTGAACCTCGACAGCTCCTGCGATTCAGTGGAATCGCGGCGAGTCGAGGTATTGCCATCGGTCCGGCATACCGCTATCACCGGACCTTGCTCTACGCCGAAGATCGCAAGTTGGATGTGGCTGAGGTTGGTCGCGAGATCGAGCGGTTTGATGCAGCCGTCGTCAAGGCCAGACAGGAGATTGAAAAAGTCCGAAGAGTCGCCGAGCAAAAGGTCGGCACTCCCGCGAGTGCAATCTTTGAGGCACAAATGATGATGGTCTCGGACGAGTTTATCCTGAGTAAGATTCGACAGCGGATAAAGAACGAACTGAAGCCCGCGGCCTTCGTAGTCGATCGAGAGTTTTCCGAACATCAGCATATGTTCGAGACTGGCGAGAACGTGTTGATGCGAGAACGTGTCGATGACGTTGAAGACATTAAGCAACGTTTGCTTCGCTATTTGCTCGATCGAAAGAAATGGCTCTCGAAGATCGAAGTGCCTTCCGTACTTGTGGCGGACAGTCTGACTCCGGCGGATGCGATCCTGTTCGCGCGTTCGAGTGTGCTCGGATTTGCAATTGATGGAGGAGGCGTAACAAGTCATGTAGCGATCTTAGCTCGTTCGCTTGGATTGCCGGCACTCGTTGCATTGCACTCTGCAGCCGAGCGGATCGAGACAGGTGACCTTCTGATCCTGGATGGCGAACGAGGCGAGCTCATCGTGAATCCTGATCTGGAGACGCTGCGAGGATACGAGCAGGAGCAGAGCTTTGTCCTGGGCACTGGAGCAGAGCTGGAGACGCCCAATTTTGAACCCGATTTTGCTGGCGCGCGAACAGCAGATGGTCATGCGGTTCGTGTTCTGATGAATTTGGAATTTGGCAGTGAAATTGCCATCTCTGAGGCGGAACGCCTCAGCAAGAGTGCTGCCTCCGCCGGATCCCAGGCGATCGGACTTGGGTTGGTACGCACCGAGCACTTCTTACTGCTCCATGATGATTTCCCAACCGAAGAAGAGCAGACGATCTTATATCGGGATCTTGTCGAACGATTCCACCCGGCCTATATTACACTTCGCACTTTCGATGTGGGCGGTGATAAGGTATTGAGTGGGTCATACCGCGAGGATAATCCATTTCTGGGCTGGCGCGGCCTTCGAATCTCCCTCGATGAACCAGAATTATTTTTGGCACAGCTTCGTGCCATTCTACGTGCTTCGGCGCGTGGAAATGTTCGGGTCATGTTCCCGATGGTTACGACATCCGAGGAATTAGTCCGTGCACTTGAATTTCTCGAACAAGCCAGGCATGATCTCCGGATAAAGGAAGAGCCATTCGATGAGAAGATGCCAATCGGCATTATGATCGAGGTTCCGAGCGCCGCAATCATGGCCGAATCATTCTTGCCAATGGTTGACTACCTTTCGATCGGCTCGAACGATTTGACGCAATATACATTGGCCGTAGACCGGGGGAATGATCTCATTGCTGGGTTGTATCAAGATCTGCATCCCGCCGTGCTGCGCCTCATTCAGATGACCGCAGACGCTGCACGCCGTGGAGGCAAGCCAGTCTCGATTTGTGGCGAGCTGGGCAGCAATCCACTTGCGACGCCAATCCTCATCGGCATGGGGATTTCCGAAATGTCAGTTGTACCGACTGATGTTCGTTCGCTGGCCACTCGCGTTCGGTTGCTGCGATATGACGAATGCCGGCCGCTCGTCGATAAGATCCTTGAAAGTTCAGTGTCCGCCGAGGAAGTGAAGCGTCAGATCCTTCACTTCCTGCACGAGCGAGAACTCATTGATCGCTTCAGTCAATCCGCGCTGCGTCCAGGATTTGGTGCCCGGCTCATTAAGCGATAG
- a CDS encoding T9SS type A sorting domain-containing protein: MTKLLRIFIVAGLILPLSSRAILAQWVASNLHWGGGVYAHIASNGTNVYFTDIGSMFYSSNDGITWINISSGLGTNGIGPILADESHLFAVAGDSGFVFRSSDNGTTWDSVSSGLPANAIAINLNTGALVGAATNLYAGGAGIFYSSNFGASWVKRSDGLPSDALIKALVVSGSNVYAATSSYGVFRSTDSGLSWTTVNKGLPSNYYNISLPAQVISLTTLGTCLFAGTIGHDGDTSYGVYRSTDSGTTWYHSDNGLGLHNIGTGLLECDSAVEFAVTGTRIFAVLDAGGVYCSADSGQTWSNYNQWDWGPYGEPLTRAITVTNQTAFVVTYLRGLWQRPLSDFKAGVTPVTSAAAVEISPNPTDGLVSIHAGKVVHLVVENLLGESVLEQAATRSTDFTLDLSQQPAGVYYLRITLGTGEVRTIKLVKE, encoded by the coding sequence ATGACAAAGTTGTTGCGAATATTTATTGTTGCTGGGCTCATCTTACCGCTCTCCTCGCGAGCGATTTTAGCGCAATGGGTTGCATCCAATCTTCATTGGGGAGGGGGAGTATATGCCCATATTGCATCGAATGGCACTAACGTATATTTTACGGATATAGGCAGCATGTTTTATTCGAGCAACGATGGGATAACCTGGATCAATATCAGTAGCGGACTAGGAACCAATGGTATTGGTCCAATTCTCGCAGATGAATCACATCTATTCGCGGTAGCTGGAGATAGCGGTTTTGTTTTCAGATCTTCAGATAATGGTACTACTTGGGATTCCGTTAGCAGTGGTTTACCAGCAAATGCCATAGCGATCAACCTTAACACCGGCGCTCTTGTTGGGGCCGCTACCAACTTGTATGCTGGTGGAGCAGGCATCTTCTATTCTTCAAACTTTGGTGCTAGTTGGGTTAAGAGAAGTGATGGCTTACCTTCGGACGCTTTAATCAAGGCTCTTGTCGTTTCTGGTTCGAACGTTTATGCCGCGACATCTTCATACGGAGTTTTTCGTTCGACCGACAGCGGGTTGAGTTGGACGACCGTTAATAAGGGATTGCCTTCCAATTATTACAACATTTCTCTCCCCGCGCAAGTCATTTCTCTCACCACCCTTGGTACCTGTCTATTTGCCGGGACGATCGGGCACGATGGAGACACGAGCTACGGTGTTTATCGTTCAACCGATAGTGGGACAACTTGGTACCACAGCGACAATGGTCTTGGCTTGCATAATATTGGTACTGGGTTACTAGAATGCGATAGCGCGGTGGAGTTTGCCGTTACTGGAACAAGAATATTTGCTGTGCTGGATGCGGGTGGAGTCTACTGTTCCGCGGATAGCGGCCAAACCTGGAGTAATTATAATCAATGGGATTGGGGTCCATACGGAGAGCCTCTGACACGAGCGATCACTGTGACAAACCAAACCGCTTTCGTCGTCACTTATCTACGCGGTCTTTGGCAACGCCCGCTTTCGGATTTCAAGGCGGGTGTCACTCCCGTCACGAGTGCTGCGGCGGTTGAAATTTCTCCAAATCCTACGGATGGTCTCGTCAGCATCCACGCCGGTAAGGTAGTGCATCTTGTTGTAGAGAACCTTCTCGGCGAGAGCGTCCTCGAACAGGCTGCTACGCGCTCGACCGATTTCACGCTCGATCTCTCGCAGCAACCGGCAGGCGTGTATTATCTGCGTATAACTCTCGGCACTGGGGAAGTGCGGACGATTAAGTTAGTGAAAGAATAG
- a CDS encoding TrmH family RNA methyltransferase codes for MIDLKSPARTAKIDFALARRQPALTVVLENIHDAHNVNAILRSCDAVGVLKVHLLYTIESFPRLELTSASGADKWLEYERHTSVEGCFAGLRDEGFQILATELDATARSLYDFDLTKSTAIVLGNEHRGISKEVSEMADSLVYIPMMGMAESLNVSVASAVCLFEALRQRNEGGLYRAPQLSPEALRSKRLEWQLK; via the coding sequence ATGATCGATCTGAAATCTCCCGCCAGAACCGCGAAAATCGATTTTGCTTTAGCACGCAGACAGCCGGCACTGACTGTGGTGCTCGAGAATATTCACGATGCGCATAACGTGAATGCGATCCTCAGGTCATGCGATGCGGTAGGCGTGCTGAAGGTCCATTTGCTCTATACAATCGAGAGCTTCCCGCGACTCGAATTGACATCGGCAAGCGGCGCTGACAAATGGCTCGAGTACGAGCGACATACGAGTGTCGAGGGTTGCTTCGCGGGTCTTCGAGACGAGGGCTTCCAGATTCTGGCGACCGAGCTCGATGCCACGGCGCGGTCGTTGTATGATTTCGATCTGACGAAAAGTACCGCCATTGTTCTGGGCAACGAACACCGGGGAATTTCTAAAGAGGTCAGTGAGATGGCAGACAGCCTCGTCTATATTCCGATGATGGGCATGGCCGAAAGCTTGAACGTCTCGGTGGCAAGCGCGGTGTGTTTGTTCGAGGCACTGCGGCAACGGAACGAAGGCGGTCTGTATCGCGCACCGCAACTTTCGCCGGAGGCACTCCGTTCGAAGAGGCTCGAATGGCAACTGAAGTAG
- a CDS encoding prolipoprotein diacylglyceryl transferase has product MHPVLFHLGPITLYSFGLMMAVAFLTANYFFTKELARRGLDVRIAGQITIIALIGGVAGSKIFSILENWQDFVHDPIGQLFSPAGLTFYGGFLVAMAWIYFYVKRKRLRFSLFADILAPVVLLAYGIGRIGCQLAGDGDYGIPSHAPWAMSYPQGTAKPTVTEIDYFRMHPDERAAWHYDSLASITVGKDELGQRISRFDEVVTVHPAPVYETIFCLIAFALIWRYRVKYETQYGKLFSITLVVMGVERLLIEFIRINPLYAGLSMAQWISIAMILAGGVALALRRPPSASAAK; this is encoded by the coding sequence ATGCACCCAGTACTCTTTCATCTCGGCCCCATTACCTTGTATAGCTTCGGTCTCATGATGGCCGTGGCATTCCTCACTGCGAATTATTTTTTCACGAAGGAGCTCGCGCGGCGCGGCCTCGATGTCCGGATCGCCGGGCAGATCACCATCATCGCGCTGATCGGTGGAGTTGCAGGGAGTAAGATATTCTCCATTCTCGAAAATTGGCAGGACTTTGTCCATGATCCCATCGGACAGCTTTTCTCGCCTGCCGGACTTACATTCTATGGCGGGTTCCTCGTTGCGATGGCGTGGATCTATTTTTACGTCAAGCGCAAACGGCTTCGCTTTTCGCTCTTTGCCGATATTCTTGCGCCCGTCGTATTGCTTGCGTATGGTATTGGCCGGATCGGTTGCCAGCTTGCCGGTGATGGCGATTATGGAATTCCATCGCACGCGCCGTGGGCCATGTCCTATCCGCAAGGGACGGCAAAGCCGACCGTGACCGAGATCGATTATTTTCGGATGCATCCCGATGAGCGGGCCGCATGGCATTACGATTCGCTCGCCTCGATCACGGTGGGCAAGGATGAACTTGGTCAGCGGATCAGCCGATTCGATGAAGTGGTAACCGTGCATCCCGCACCGGTCTATGAGACGATCTTCTGTCTGATTGCCTTCGCGCTGATTTGGAGGTATCGAGTGAAGTACGAGACCCAATATGGAAAGCTTTTTTCGATTACCTTAGTCGTGATGGGAGTCGAGCGTCTGCTCATCGAATTCATTCGTATCAATCCGCTCTATGCCGGGCTTTCAATGGCCCAGTGGATTTCGATTGCGATGATCCTCGCCGGTGGCGTAGCGCTGGCCCTGCGGCGTCCGCCGAGCGCGTCAGCAGCGAAGTAG